A segment of the Lolium perenne isolate Kyuss_39 chromosome 3, Kyuss_2.0, whole genome shotgun sequence genome:
gtcatcctctatgtacaataaaatttcttttcttggattatttttggctcctgatatttgatcacttcctttttctttcgatcccgggcagcctctcaaacggtgataccgctgctgctaaatgggacccgcatgtcatcctctatgtacactcaagtttcttttcttgaattatttttggctcctgatatttggtcacttgcctttttctttcgatctcatgccacgtttgaaacgttgaggaacctgctggctcatgggacccgcatgtcatcctctatgtgctataaaagcttattttcttggggtttttttcaccctctgatttttggctatttccttttccttttgacccctgccgccttggaaacgttgagtaagccgatgactcatgggacccgcatgtcatcctctatgtacaatcaactttcttttcttttgatctcaagccgcatttgaaacgttgagaccgctgctgctaattgggacccgcatgtcatcctctatgtacaataaagtttcttttcttggattatctttggctcctgatattttgccacttgcctttttctttcgatctcatgccgcctttgaaatgttgagtaagctgctggctcatgggtcccgcatgtcatcctctacgaacaataaaagtttcctttcttggagttatttttgacccgtaatttctggctatttgccttttttcttttgatctcctgccccctttgaaacgatgaggacgctgttggcaggtcggtcccacatgtcatcctctgtgaacaataaaagtttcctttgatggatttattttgaacccctaattaacttcTGGATATTtcgtttttttcctttgatcccctgccgccttggaatcgttgaggatgctgctgcctcatgggtcccgcatgtcatcctctcagaacggtaaatgtttcttttattggattttgtttaccaaatgatttttggcttatattttatttcgatctcctgccgcctttaaaacgttgaggacgcctgcCGGctccacgggtcccacatgtcagcctctatgaacaataaacgctgaggatgctgctgcctcatgggtcccgcatgtcatcctctttgaacgaaatgtttcttttcttggattttttaccaacatatttttggtttattttttctttccatcccctgccgccaggGACGGAGCCAGGAACGAAAGATGGGGGGGGCTAAAAGTATAAGCATCAAAATTATGGCTTTTTTTTGGTCTCAGAACACAACAAAATTTGCCTGTTTTTATGGAATATGAATGAAGTTACATATCTATCAATTTGAACTCGGCTTTATGAGCACGAAGATCAAATGTCTCAATAATTTCTTCAACACTAAACTTTTCTGCTATTTCCCTCTCTATGTAGACTATCACACAATAGCGGAGAAAGTCATCTCCCAACTTAGTGCGAAGACCGGTCTTGACCAGTTTCATAGCAGAAAAGGCTCGCTCTGCTGTTGCAGTTGACACCGGAAGAGTGATCACTAAGCGTAACAACCTCTCAACCATTGGATAATCAGATGACTTACCGGTCTTAATTATTGCCTTTGTCAAATCAGCAAGTGAGTTGCAATTTCTGATCTCTGGATGGTTGGATGTATCAAGTTGAAAATGTGGAAGCTCGCACTCCAACCTGTCTCTCTCTTGACTAGAAAAATCAGCAGGATAGAATTTTTCCACTAGTCTGCATATCTTGGACTTATTAAAATTATCATGCCTCGGATCCAAGGATGTACAAAGATCAAGTAGCTCGGTTACTTGAGAACTGAATCGATGATTCAACTCTGTCACTTGTTGATCTATTGCAGCATTGAATACATCTACTTTGTAGTGATGGAATACGGTGGTGTTGTCATGCTTATTTCGAGATTTCTTCACATCAACGTACCTAAAGTTGCAACATATATCAAATAGATTTAAATTAGTTCCACTATTTAGACAATAATGACTAGGTTTAATTAAATACATGTAGACTGGATTATGTACGTACATAGGAAAATAAACTTACTTTTGATTCATATCTGGGATGTTAACCTCATGCTTCAAACAAAAGTTTTTCACCTCTTCTATAAGACTTTCCCATCCACCTTCTCTCAATTCAGCAAGTAATATCTTGGTATTAGAAACAATATCCAGTGCATTTGCAATATCCAGAGTTTTATTTTGGAGTTTGACACACAAGACATCAGTGATCTTCATAATTTTCTCCATGAGGTGTAGAATGAAGACAAAATCAAATGTTATTAGGAAATTAAGGGCACCCTCAGCATCTCCTCTTGAATTCCACGGAACTGAGCGGTCATTTGCTACACCTCTTAGCACCAAAACAGATGCACCAAACAATCTTAACAAGCTTTTTACCGATTTGTAGTGGGAACTCCATCTTGTGTCTCCGGCCCTTTGTAAAGATCCTATTTGATTTAGCCCTCTTCCTGTATCAAGCTCTCCGAGTTCTATCTCTTTTGCAATTTCAATAGCCTGATTATCTAGTAGCTCATCATTGCGTTTGGGAGATGCACTAACAGTATTAACGATAAAATTTGCATTTTGGAAGAAGTTGTGGACCTTTGGTACCTCCCTTGAAGCGGCAACAAgagccaattgaagttgatgagcAAGGCAGTGTATATAGTACGCATAAGGGAATTCTTGGAGAATTAGAGCCTTAAGCCCATTCCACTCTCCTCTCACGTTACTTGCTCCATCATAGCCTTGCCCTCTGATATCTTTGACACTCAATCCATTATCAACTAGCACAGCAATAATTGAATTCTTGAGAGTCAAAGCACAAGTGTCACTAACATGAATAAGATCAATGAAATGCTCCCTTATCTCTCCATCTATGTCCACAAATCGAAGAACAACTGCCATCTGTTCTTTCTTAGACTCATCTCGAGATTCATCAACCATGATAGTAAACTTGCCATTACCAATCTCTTTTGTGATTGAATTTTGCACTTTCCGAGCAAATATGCCAGCAATTTCCTTCTGAATAGTTGGTGATGTGTACTTAGCATTTCTTGGAGCATTTTGCATAACTTCCCGTACATCCTTATTATAACAGCCCACAAGCTTGAGGATTTCCTTGAAATTGCCTTGATTTTTGGAATCTTCAGATTCATCATTTCCTCTAAAGGGACATGCCTGGCGCATTAACAACCTGAGGCAAATCAATAGTGCAAATTTGTTAGATAACATGCAATAAGAAATTCTGGTTATTTGAAACTAAGTAATTCTTGCTTACTTAATAACATCGATGGAAGCTGTAAGCCTTAGTCTTGCATCAGCAACCCGTTTCTTGCATTGTTTTATAATCACCTTATCAATATGAGTCATATTATTTTTCAGGCTTTCATAACATCGAACTGCAAAATTATGGGCTGAACTGGGACTAGTTCCCATATGTGTGAGGAAAGCACATTCttttccattgttgaccttcttccaCTTATCAAATCCTTTGATTGAAAATGTGTCTGAACCACACTTACCAATTGGCTTCTTTGAAAAGAGAAAACAAGGCAAGCAATAGGCACGATTTGTATAAGGTGAATATTCCAACCAGGAAAATTTTGTGAACCAAGCACTTTGGAATCGACGACAGCTACTACCGGTTCCAGTAAATTCATACTCATCCAAAATTGGTTGATAGGGGCCCTCGGATATATAAAAACGCCTAGCATCATCTTGCTTGTCAGGAGTGAGTTCCCAGATTGGAAGACGTCTACCTGGATCTCGATTATAATCTGTGGTTATAATCGTCGCTTGTTCTGGCTCGGGAATACCTTGGTCGATTTCAGCATCACCTCTAGCCGAGTTAGGATTGTTTTCTTCGCCTGCTTGCACATCGTCTACTTGTTCATCTGGCTCTGGCTGTGACACCGAATCAATTGGCTTGAAAAATTTCTGAATTCCGGCTCTTTTCCTCTTCATATCTACATAAGCAAAATATAGTGTACAGGGATAGgttaaaagagagagagagagagattacaaCGCAAGGATGAAATCTGGCAATACTGCAGTAGACTGACCTTTCTTTCTTCCCTGATTTTCGCTCATGCTGTGCGGCCGCCGGCGTCTGATCGAAATTTGGGAGCTCTCGCTTGCGCTGGGTGCCTGGGTCGGTCTGGCTCTCGCAAGTCGCAACTATCGGACTCTCGCTGGGTCTAGCCGTCTAGGTGGGCGATGGCGGCCGGCAGGGAGTTAGGGAGGCGAGGCGTCCGCGCGTAAGTTCCAAGACGCAGACGCAGATGCCGACGCGTACAGATGAAACGATCAATTGATCGTGGGTGCCAGGCTCAAGGATTGATCGATGGACTTCTCTCCTTCTCTGTTGGGCATACGTATTTCTTGTTTTCCTTAACGTGGCTGGCCTGTTGGCTCTTTGGCAAGATTTGCAATTACGTATAGGGGGGGCGAACCAGCCCGGTTTGACAAAAAATCAGCGATCTGGTTACTCTTTTCCCTGGTACGAGCGATTCGTTGGGGGGTGTCTCGCCCCCGCTCGTCCCCCCTTCCCTCCGTCCctgcctgccgcctttaaaacgttgacgacgctgctggctcatgggtccccgatgtcagtctccccgtacaagaaatatgtgatatcttgattattttgcagacaataaacagtgtattgcgctctgagctatttcaaacggataaattaaatctttatttttacataaacaaacttatatgttgaatctccttgtttttttgtttttgcgaagcataggtctttcctgtttttttagaaaattccgaactttcctgttttggagtgggctgaaattgtacgagtcaaaaggccaagcaggatagttcgaaggcccagatgtccagatgcagcccaattgagatctttcttcttcgatttttttcaccccctgatttctggctacttcatttttcttttggtcctgtgccgccttggaaacgttgagaccgctgctgcaaaatgggacccgcatgtcatcctctatgtacaataaaatttcttttcttggattatttttggctcctgatatttgatcacttcctttttctttcgatcccgtgcagcctctcaaacggtgataccgctgctgctaaatggggcccgcatgtcatcctctatgtacaatcaagtttcttttcttgaattatttttggctcctgatatttggtcacttgcatttttctttcgatctcatgccacgttgaggaccctgcaggctcatgggacccgcatgtcatcctctatgtactataaaactttcttttcttggattctttttggcacctcatatttggtcacttgcctttttctttcgatcccctgccgcttctcaaacggtgataccgctgctgctaattgggacccgcatgtcatcctctatgtacaatcaagtttcttttcttgaattatttttggctcctggtatttggtcacttgcctttttctttcgatctcatgccacgttgaggaccctgctggctcatgggacccgcatgtcatcctctatgtgctataaaagtttattttcttgggttttttttcaccctctgatttttggctatttccttttccttttgatcccctgccgccttggaaacgttgagtaagctgctgactcatgggacccgcatgtcatcctctatgtacagtcaaatttcttttcttgaataatttttggatcctgatatttggtcgcttgccttttttatttcgatctcatgccacgtttgaaacgttgagtaagttgcggactcatgggacccgcatgccatcctaatttctggtgtttttttttaccccctaatttctggatactctttttcttttgatctcaagccgcatttgaaacgttgacaccgctgctgcaaaatgggaccagcatgtcatcttttatgtacaataaagtttcttttcttggattatttttggctcctgatatttggtctcttgtctttttctttcgatctcattccgcctttgaaacgctgaggaagctgctagcgcatgggtcccgcatgtcatcctctatgaacaataaaagtttcctttcttggagttatttttgaccgctaatttctggctacttcctttttcttttgatcccctgccaccttggaaacgttgagtaagctgctgacacaaggggtccgcatgtcatcctctatgtacaatcaacttgcaagatcttggagcgaaagagcttgtataagtgggacccatatgccattctctatgtacaataaaagtttcttttcttggattattttttgctcctgatatttggtcactttcctttttctttcgatctcatgccgcctctgaaaagttgagtaaggtgctggctcatgggacccgcatgtcatcctctatgtacaataaagtttcttttcttagatttttttaccccctgatttttggtcacttgcctttttctttcgatcatatgccgcctttgaaattgaggtcgcaggtggctcaagggtcccacatgtcagcatctatgaataataaaccattcatttgttggatttattttttacccctaatttctggctatttgcctttttattttgatcccctgccccctttgaaacgctgctggcaggtcggtcccacatgtcatcctctatgaagaataaaagtttccttttttggatttatttttgacccataatttctggctattagcctttttcttctgatccctgccgacttcgaaatgatgaggatgctttggctgaatcggtcccacatgtcacctctatgaactataaatgtttcctttctaggatttattttttacccctattttcgggctacttgcctttttctttgaaacgttgaggacgctactgtctcatgggtcccacatggcatcctctctgaacgataaaccttcatttcttgttaacgacaggtttatcagtattatttttgcagactaatacaagctctttcgatccaagatcttgcaagttgatagattaaatcatggaattatcaggatatgttttaaatttcaaatccactttatgaatttgtaaaaataccgttatccatgtggttatggagcgatcaaggattttcatattgtgcatgagcagtttcaaaaattggaacccaataatttaaaataaataaaaacaacttttatgtagaatctccgtgtttttttttttgccaatcataggatctgtgtttcattagaaaatggccgaaattgcatgagcagaaaggcccatttgtggttattgggcttcgacagccggagcaagtagaccgataacaattaccatgtagatgttcgttggcaacccaaaagtgaaatattgggtccaacaggggaaggttgaacagtacgttttctattgggaaggtggtacatggggttatcctgacaaaaaaaatggaacatgggttactgaaggttgcccatttgtgcccaatatgtttgtcagcaggagctttaccttccgccgccgccgccatggtcgagctagcggtacggcggcgtctcgagctcggggtagcgcagcgtccgcgcgcgccccaaattaaggtacctatttagcggagatacgtaccggtgacgagcacatcggcctcgcgaCGGCACCTACTATAGGCTCGgttggccttggggcatttacccctagcctcttccatgctcaagttttagaaatgtttctggctctgttcaacactggatcaaatttgtcaacatgaccatttttatggagtagcaacgagttgaatctctcaaaactctttaagttctgcaatataacgactaattgggactaccttatacaaaatgattacatatccttattttggaagcaagccatcacacacttatagtttgctagtcagctgcacgtaacgttaaaaatcggcaattataatgaataaacctgtaatcttcacttaaaatgcattaaggagcatcaaatttgacaaatcaaaccatgtcttactgaaaattgacatgtctttctcatgcagaaattaaaattatccatgcatgtgcgtttatacaggttaagttttgcacgtattattttttgtactaacttttctgactaccttcaaagctccaatccttcttcatcatctttgttgtaccgcgcTGATGCAAgcgaatgcgagctgctcgccagacgcgacttcgtgtccgatatgtgtacatgtactatgccttctccatctagtgctagttacgcctctgtgctaattaattctatcccagtgcctacatccagcacaaacctctgtcattgcagctgtgactcacctcgaccattggagcccaatcacaagagcgagctcgatcagtcgtctcaaccagagaggcatgtgtctcatggttagctatctacaacttgctgtcttactaaaaccgtgcctatcatagagatcacctcgctggtgtagcaatggctgcaagtagctgctatggggataaggaagaaaagatttaaataatagggtggggccaacaagcaggaaagctatctatagctttatggatgtttctggaattgggtagaaaatagtagatgacactgtagcagcgaatcccagagaccaaggccgttggatgatgtctaatgaacggcagaactgtgttcaagaaaaaaacggcagaacaaaataggcgaaattagcttgaattttgataataaatcttgggcattttccctcgaacatgatgtactactactactgtactcaactttgggtagtctctggactagtctccctcgtccaccaattattattattatattatactatatactactgcggaaagttgaggggagtccctagtcccgagcacttcgcccacttcccctggcctcatcccagagatctcacaccaaccacctcaccgtcgactagccgccagtctacacccctccgaagaatccccaatggcggcgacgcccctactagagcgctcctcacgcgagcgcatcatcgagtctggcccacatgtcttccgtgcctgccgtgtgtcggcaagcatgaccgacttctccgtcggtgagccgccggccgtgggcgagggcgaggcgtccccgtacactatgacaatgcacatcttcttctcgaggacgtacgagctcaggaggatggccggccccctccctgccccactggatgaggacgatatcgccactacaccctgcgaagaggtggtgctggatcttggcttgcctccgagggagctgcgtagtgggggctatgtcgtgcgaactatgcgcgagattcttgcccgtgtatggctgctcaagaacctgaacctcacggaggaggagtgggacatcatcatgccttacgatgttatgcacctgatgtggcagcaggcgtgtcgttgggtcggtggcctccacttcgacctcacccttagggtggaccaccggctcatcgtcaacttgccggcgctgcaagacagttgggtcctagttgcgccggaggacggccactgcagcatatgcatgcaggggctgtcgcggcgcacaacagtgcgtctccggggatgcaaacacctgttccataggaagtgcatcttctcctggtttgtaacgaacgccagctgccctatctgccgcgataaagtgctgacccatcttattttcgattttgTAGCATAGTACGAATAaaaaccctgtatgatagggatgccatgccaacttgaatcctatgtcaagagaaattctatttgattgtggttataagatattttgcattagtttgatctattatcattctattttcctatgggatatgaccctatgaatcaaacagcctgggattacttccacacaattaagtttaaccaacttttagtaggacaacaaacataaataattagtcatcatgggattacaatccaacagataattgtcttcaggactcatacattttccaaatagaaaaatcaaaacaaatcatggttcttcatctcacagcatgatacagagacaagagtctaatcatcatcatcatcatcatcatcatcatcatcatcatcatcatcatcatcacctccgtcttcattctgatattcgtgcatggtctcatcctcctcgtcgtgtccattctcctcctgagattcaccaggtagcttcagtttatccatctctttgtcgactatactaacctcaacagtgaaatctacttctccatcatgtgcagggatacctgtatccaacgaggtttcatcaatgtcagcaactttagtttgcctagaaccagcgaaatcatcttgctgggcaccaattattggatccgcattctcatccaaatcatatatgttccttgccacaaacttttgcacatactgccatccttttctagatctgtcttccaagaaaagtaccttgtccgcttgaggtaccaaaatataaggatcatccttgtaccactgagcagtagtattgactgatatgaaatacccatcatttctggcacctttgcccttgtttggatcttggttgtaccaagaacacttaaatagaaccacagatcggacggtaaccttatcactataga
Coding sequences within it:
- the LOC127327137 gene encoding uncharacterized protein — protein: MSENQGRKKDMKRKRAGIQKFFKPIDSVSQPEPDEQVDDVQAGEENNPNSARGDAEIDQGFDKWKKVNNGKECAFLTHMGTSPSSAHNFAVRCYESLKNNMTHIDKVIIKQCKKRVADARLRLTASIDVIKLLMRQACPFRGNDESEDSKNQGNFKEILKLVGCYNKDVREVMQNAPRNAKYTSPTIQKEIAGIFARKVQNSITKEIGNGKFTIMVDESRDESKKEQMAVVLRFVDIDGEIREHFIDLIHVSDTCALTLKNSIIAVLVDNGLSVKDIRGQGYDGASNVRGEWNGLKALILQEFPYAYYIHCLAHQLQLALVAASREVPKVHNFFQNANFIVNTVSASPKRNDELLDNQAIEIAKEIELGELDTGRGLNQIGSLQRAGDTRWSSHYKSVKSLLRLFGASVLVLRGVANDRSVPWNSRGDAEGALNFLITFDFVFILHLMEKIMKITDVLCVKLQNKTLDIANALDIVSNTKILLAELREGGWESLIEEVKNFCLKHEVNIPDMNQKYVDVKKSRNKHDNTTVFHHYKVDVFNAAIDQQVTELNHRFSSQVTELLDLCTSLDPRHDNFNKSKICRLVEKFYPADFSSQERDRLECELPHFQLDTSNHPEIRNCNSLADLTKAIIKTGKSSDYPMVERLLRLVITLPVSTATAERAFSAMKLVKTGLRTKLGDDFLRYCVIVYIEREIAEKFSVEEIIETFDLRAHKAEFKLIDM